Proteins encoded together in one Acipenser ruthenus chromosome 22, fAciRut3.2 maternal haplotype, whole genome shotgun sequence window:
- the LOC117431258 gene encoding RNA polymerase I-specific transcription initiation factor RRN3-like yields MEVDGGEFISSPIFKTVRFGGTVTNILDKFLQGDTNDYELLKHQLLDPDIKDAQIIRWLQEFRSCVTHLTKDFEQLVSVILRLPWLGRSQDVVEEYLAFLSNLVSAQTVYLRSCLSVTVSHFIPGRIVIKEGDVDISDSDDDDENLPRNFDLCHRALEIIARYVPSTSRFLMPILREKFPFINKSARTLECYVHNLLRITVAFPALRQEILELVIGKLLRLDVSAPRSDIEDAEENAAQGADGNGQEEGLFDMDEDEENVTNSSRPPGVDVMAHASADRLDILMMVLLAYIKDLSYVKGTLELTLTKELYRDLIAVFDKLILPTHASCHVQYAIFYLCSFRLGLAEAFLEHLWKKMQSPSNPAVIRQTAAGYIGSFLARAKFLPLPTVKACLDLLVPWLHQYIDSQDAGSKAFCDVTLHGPFYATCQAVFYTLVFRHRQMVEGNLRKGLAYLQMLNFERIVMCQLNPLKVCLPAVTNMFAAITRKYQLVFCYTIIERNNRQMLPVVRSSLGGDSLTANANPLDSFFPFDPYLLKRSGKIIQPIYQVWEEVSMCDGDEAKRPAKKDSVTEEEDDFLRGESLQSEAVVGLTPGSYESHMRSPSSMGSSPIAFLQRPF; encoded by the exons ATGGAGGTGGATGGCGGTGAATTCATCAGCTCCCCGATATTTAAGACTGTGAGGTTTGGGGGGACTGTGACCAATATTCTAGACAAATTCTTACAG gGTGACACCAATGATTATGAACTGTTAAAGCACCAACTCTTAGACCCAGACATCAAG GATGCTCAGATTATCAGATGGCTTCAGGAGTTCCGGAGCTGTGTCACCCACCTGACCAAGGACTTTGAACAGCTTGTCTCCGTCATCCTG AGACTGCCCTGGCTAGGCCGAAGCCAGGATGTGGTTGAAGAGTACTTGGCCTTCCTGAGTAACCTGGTCTCAGCCCAGACTGTCTACCTGAGGTCCTGTCTTAGCGTGACTGTCTCCCACTTCATACCCG GGAGAATTGTTATCAAGGAAGGAGATGTGGACATTTCAGACTCGGACGATGATGATGAAA acttGCCCAGGAACTTTGACTTGTGTCATCGGGCCTTGGAAATTATAGCCCGATATGTTCCTTC AACGTCCAGGTTTCTTATGCCAATCCTCCGTGAGAAGTTTCCTTTTATCAACAAGTCTGCAAGAACATTG GAGTGTTACGTGCACAACCTGCTGCGGATTACCGTGGCCTTCCCAGCCCTGCGGCAGGAGATCCTAGAGCTGGTCATCGGAAAGCTGCTCAGACTGGAT GTAAGTGCCCCGCGGAGTGATATTGAGGACGCAGAAGAGAATGCTGCCCAGGGGGCTGATGGGAACGGCCAAGAGGAAGGCCTCTTCGATATG GATGAAGATGAGGAAAATGTGACCAACTCCTCCAGGCCTCCGGGGGTCGATGTGATGGCTCACGCTTCGGCTGACCGGCTGGATATTCTTATGATGGTCCTTCTGGCATACATCAAAGACCTCAGCTATGTGAAAG GCACGCTGGAGCTGACTCTCACTAAGGAGCTGTATCGGGACCTGATTGCTGTCTTCGACAAGCTCATCCTTCCCACGCACGCCTCCTGTCACGTGCAGTACGCCATCTTCTACCTCTGCAGCTTCAGACTG GGCCTGGCTGAAGCCTTTCTGGAGCATCTGTGGAAGAAGATGCAGAGCCCCAGCAACCCGGCTGTGATCCGGCAGACTGCTGCAGGCTACATCGGCAGCTTTCTGGCCAGAGCTAAGTTCCTCCCCTTACC gacagtGAAGGCATGCTTGGACCTCCTGGTCCCCTGGCTCCACCAGTACATCGACAGCCAGGATGCGGGTTCGAAAGCTTTTTGTGACGTGACCCTGCACGGGCCCTTCTACGCTACCTGCCAGGCAGTCTTCTACACCTTGGTGTTCAGGCACCGGCAGATGGTGGAGGGGAACCTGCGCAAAG GTCTGGCATACCTCCAAATGCTGAATTTCGAACGGATAGTAATGTGCCAGCTGAACCCTCTGAAGGTGTGCTTACCGGCTGTTACAAACATGTTTGCAGCAATCACGAG GAAGTACCAGCTGGTGTTCTGTTACACCATCATCGAGCGCAATAACAGGCAGATGCTGCCGGTGGTGAGGAGCAGTCTGGGAGGGGATTCCCTGACCGCCAACGCCAACCCTCTGGACAGCTTCTTCCCCTTCGACCCCTACCTGCTCAAGAG GTCAGGGAAGATAATCCAGCCCATTTACCAGGTCTGGGAGGAGGTGAGCATGTGTGATGGGGATGAAGCCAAGCGTCCGGCTAAAAAG GACTCTGTGACAGAGGAGGAGGATGATTTCCTACGAGGGGAGAGCCTCCAGAGTGAGGCAGTGGTGGGCTTGACCCCTGGCTCCTATGAGTCTCACATGCGCAGTCCCAGCAGCATGGGCTCGTCTCCCATCGCCTTCCTGCAGCGCCCCTTCTGA
- the si:dkeyp-72e1.6 gene encoding transmembrane protein 238-like, translating into MEAVGLGRCSCAFWLAVAFDIVGLGILLLGVFANLFFYDFLIYAGAIIIFLSLIWWVFWYTGNIEVPPQELEDDVGLLKKGTGVVGLVRRFSSRLTNGFRSSFGRNKPTNRQRGNPQTQRPSPAGPAQQTVVLPMALPGNVHTVSAAVATEVQPDHTATQTSAI; encoded by the coding sequence ATGGAAGCGGTGGGACTAGGACGTTGTTCCTGTGCCTTTTGGCTAGCGGTCGCCTTTGATATCGTGGGACTTGGGATCCTGCTGCTGGGGGTGTTTGCCAACCTCTTTTTTTACGATTTTCTTATTTACGCCGGAGCCATTATCATATTCCTTAGCCTGATCTGGTGGGTGTTTTGGTACACTGGCAACATTGAGGTGCCACCGCAGGAGTTGGAAGACGATGTCGGTCTTTTGAAGAAGGGCACCGGGGTTGTGGGGCTTGTGAGGAGGTTCTCAAGCCGATTAACCAACGGTTTCAGATCGTCGTTCGGAAGGAATAAACCGACCAACAGACAAAGGGGCAACCCCCAGACCCAGCGACCATCACCAGCGGGGCCAGCACAGCAGACAGTGGTCTTGCCGATGGCACTGCCTGGTAATGTGCACACGGTTTCTGCTGCCGTGGCTACCGAAGTGCaaccggaccacacagccacgCAAACATCAGCCATATAA
- the LOC117431804 gene encoding phosphoinositide-interacting protein-like — protein sequence MSSRNEADSMSPVRRALQPEPVMAAESSCWVYYHKPIIVMLIGGLLFAAGTVIAFLYFSQVGRVPYALGPVCLSIGLMFLVTGLVWVPVIKQKVRQKRLIREMYARRSAT from the coding sequence ATGTCCTCCCGCAATGAGGCGGACTCCATGAGCCCGGTGAGGAGGGCATTGCAGCCTGAGCCAGTCATGGCGGCGGAGTCCAGCTGCTGGGTCTACTACCACAAGCCCATCATCGTCATGTTGATCGGGGGGCTGCTGTTCGCTGCCGGCACCGTGATAGCCTTCCTCTACTTCTCGCAGGTGGGAAGGGTGCCGTAcgcgctgggccccgtgtgcctGTCCATCGGACTCATGTTCCTGGTCACCGGGCTGGTCTGGGTGCCCGTCATCAAACAGAAAGTCCGGCAAAAGCGACTTATTAGGGAGATGTATGCCAGGAGATCGGCCACTTAG